One Rosa chinensis cultivar Old Blush chromosome 3, RchiOBHm-V2, whole genome shotgun sequence DNA window includes the following coding sequences:
- the LOC112194489 gene encoding uncharacterized protein LOC112194489 → MSNLNKLDFVALEVSGRNYLKWTQDVKLHLTANKMRSTINADNIAPEDMKVALEERFNHQRTIYLPEARHDWQNIRFQDFKIVNEYNSEICRIRSLLKFCGEELTEVDLLEKTFSTFPFSCMDLQQQYRERNFARFSELVTVLLLAEKNNYLLLRNDQARPTGTRAVPLPEANAIAHRENNHARRNGGRGRGRRPERPRHGRRHGPI, encoded by the exons atgtcaaatctcaacaagcttgactttgttgctttggaagtTTCCGGAAGGAACTACCTCAAGTGGACCCAGGATGTCAAGCTCCATTTGACTGCAAataagatgagatcaacaattaATGCTGACAACATCGCCCCTGAAGATATGAAG gttgcgctagaagagcgattcAACCATCAGAGGACTATCTACTTGCCAGAAGCAAGACACGACTGGCAGAACATACGTTTCCAGGATTTCAAGATTGTCAATGAGTATAACTCTGAAATCTGCAGGATTCGGTCACTCCTAAAATTTTGTGGAGAAGAGCTCACAGAAGTTGATCTGTTGGAGAAAACTTTCTCCACCTTCCCTTTTTCCTGTATGGACCTGCAACAACAATATAGGGAGAGGAACTTTGCTAGATTCTCAGAATTGGTCACCGTCCTGTTGCTCGCTGAAAAGAACAACTACCTACTTTTGAGGAATGATCAAGCAAGGCCCACCGGTACCAGAGCAGTTCCTTTGCCTGAAGCAAATGCTATTGCCCATCGCGAAAATAACCACGCAAGGAGAAACGGGGGTCGTGGAAGGGGAAGGAGGCCTGAACGTCCGAGACATGGAAGGAGACATGGGCCCATATGA